The Miltoncostaea marina DNA window GTCGTCCGGTAGCGGCGTCCTAGACGGGCGGGTGGCACGGGCGGCGTCCCGGTGCCCTACGCTGCCGCGTCGTGAACTGGTTCGAGGCGATCGTCCTCGGGCTCGCGCAGGGGCTCACCGAGTTCCTGCCGATCTCGAGCACCGGCCACCTGCGCATCATCCCGGCCTTCGCGGGCTGGGACGATCCCGGCGCGATGTTCACCGCCGTCGTGCAGCTCGGCACGATGCTGGCGGTCGTCATCTACTTCTGGCAGGACCTGCAGCGCATCACCCGCGTCTGGCTGCGCAGCTTCCGCGACCGCGACGCCCGCGACGAGCTGGACGCGCGCATGGGCTGGTACATCACGATCGCCACGGTCCCGATCGTGATCTTCGGCTTCATCTTCCGCGACCAGATCGAGACCGGCGCCCGCAACCTGTACCTGATCGGCACGGTGCTCATCGTGCTCGGCCTCGTCCTGCTGCTGGCCGAGGCCGTCGGCACGCGCACCCGCAGGCTCGAGGACGTCACGCGTGCGGACGCGATCTGGGTGGGACTGGCTCAGGCCATGGCGCTCGTGCCGGGCACCTCGCGCTCCGGCGCCACCATCACGGCCGGCCTGTTCCTGGGGATGGAGCGCGGCGCCGCCGCGCGCTTCTCGTTCCTGCTGTCGATCCCGGCGGTCGTGCTGAGCGGCCTCTACGGCCTGACCGACCTCATCGCGAGCGACGACGACGTGAGCTTCGGCGCGCTGGCGATCGCGATCGTGGTCGCGTTCGTCTCGGGCTACGCGTCGATCGCGTTCCTGCTGCGCTGGCTCGCCAACCACTCCACGGCGATCTTCGTGATCTACCGGGTGGTGCTCGGCGCGGCCGTCATCGCCCTGGCCGCCTCGGGGACCATCTCCTGACGGCCCGCCGGGCCGCGAGGGGCGTCCCTACCGGACGCGCGGCTCGACGACCTCGAACTCGCCGACCAGATCGACCAGCTCGAGGACGCGCGTGACGGCGTCCGAGGGCCGCGCGATCGCGAACCCGCGGCCGGCGTCGGCGCAGGTCTGGCGCGCCTCCAGCAGCGAGCGCAGCCCCGACGAGTCCATGAACCCGACCGCGCCCAGGTCCAGCACGACGGGCGCCTCACCCTCGGCCGGCAGCGCGGCGAGCAGGAGCGGCGCGCCGACGAGGTCCAGCTCCCCCTCGGCGACGATCAGCACCCGATCGCCGTCCTCGCGCGCGGTGGCGCGGAACGTGCCTGTGCGGTCGTCGGACATCGCGGGCGAGACTAGCAAGCGCCGCCGCGGCCGGCGGCCGCGGCACCCCAAATCGTGCAAGATGTCCCCACGTCGCGCCCGTGGGCGCCCACCGAGCCAGGATCGTGTGATGACCGCAGGTCCCAGCATCGGCGCCGCCGAGCGCGAGCGCCTCATCGTCGAGCACCTGCCGCTCGTGCGGGGCCTCGCCCGGCGCTACGCGGACCGGGGCGAGCCGCTCGACGACCTGGTGCAGGTGGGCACGATCGGGCTCATCAAGGCCATCGACCGCTTCGAGCCCGAGCGCGGGTACAAGCTGGCCAGCTTCGCGACGCCCACCATCCTCGGCGAGATCCGGCGGCACTTCCGCGACCGCTCCTGGACCGTCCGCGTGCCGCGCGGCATCCAGGAGGCCCGCGCGCAGATCTCGCACGCGGTCACCGAGCTCTCCGCCGAGAACGGACGCAGCCCGTCCGTGCGCGAGATCTCCGAGGCGACGGGCCTGTCGATGGACGACGTGCTCGACGCGCTCGCGGCCGGCAGCGCCCAGCGGCCCGCCCCGCTCGCCTCGCCGGGCGGCGCGGACGGCGATGAGGACGTCGGCATCTCGGTCGGCGTCGAGGACGGGGGCTACGAGCAGGCGGAGGCCCGGGCGACGCTCGACCTGGGCCTGTCGAAGCTGCCGGCGCGCGAGCGGGTCATCCTCCACCTGCGCTTCGAGGAGGGCCTCACCCAGTCGCAGATCGCGGCGCGCATCGGCGTCTCGCAGATGCACGTCTCACGGCTCATCCGGCGGGCGCTGGAGGCGCTGCGCGAGAGCGCCGGCGACCCCGATCCGGACCTGCCCGCCCCCGAGGAGGACGCGTGACGCGCCCCTGCGTTTCGCCCCCGGCCGCCGCGGGAACCGGCATGGCAGCCCGCGGCCGGCTCCGCTCCCGCCACGTCTCAGGGGGGCGCGGGTAGAGTGCGGCCGCCGACGCCACCGGAACCCCGAACCCCGAGCCGAGAGAGCGGCGACACCGTGACCTCCCAGCACGCCGACGTGGAGCTGCTCCTGCCGGCCGAGCCCGAGAGCGTGGGCCTGGCGCGGCAGATGGTGCGCGGCATCCTCGACTCGCTCGACTGGAGCGAGGAGAGCCGTACCGACATCTCGATCGCGGTGACCGAGGCGTGCACCAACTCGGTGCTGCACGCCTACCCCGAGGGCGCCGAGGACCTGGGCTTCGAGGTGCACGCCTGGGTGGAGCCCGAGCGGCTCGTGGTCGCGGTGCGCGATCAGGGCCGGGGCATCTCGCCCAAGGCCCCCTCCGCGGCCGCCGGCCTGGGGCTCGGGCTGCCGCTCATCCTGGCGATCGGCGACGAGGTCGCGTTCACCTCGAACGACGGCGTGACAGAGGTCCGCATGACGTTCTCCCCGACCTCGCGCCAGGCGACGCCGTGAGCCGGGGCTCCGCGGGACGCCTGCTGCTGCGCAGCCATGACCTGCGCGAGTCGGTGCTCGAGCGCGTGGTGGCCGCCCTCGCCGCGCGGGCGGACCTGCCGATCGACCGGGTCGCCGACGCGCAGCTCGTGGCCGCCGCCATCGTCGCCGCCACGGCAGACTCAGGCGTCGAGCCGCTGTCCGTCGGCCTGGACGCCCGCGACGACGCGGTGGGCCTGGAGGTGGGGCCGCTCGCACCCGGCGAGGCCGCCCGTGTGGTCGCCGACAGTGCCGTGCCGGGCGTCGGCCCGGTGCTCGAGCGCCTCGTCGACGGCTGGAGCGTCGACCGCTGCGGAGACGGCAACGAGGTCCTGCGCCTGACGATCGGGGCGGGCGCGCCGGCGACCCAGTAGCGCGCGGGGCGGTGCGACGGGGGCTGCTCATCGGCGCCGCCCTCGCCGCCCTGCTCGCCGCGCTGCCGGACCGCCGCCGCCCGGCGCCCCCGGCGGCGCCCCCCGCGCCCCCTGCGGCCGCCGGCCCTGCGGCCCCCCCGGCGCCCGCCGCCCCCGCCACGCGGTGGGCCGGCGCGCGGGAGGTCCTCGTCACCGCCGTGCGCCGGGGGCTGAAGGGCAACGTCACCGACGTCGCCGCCTCGCTCGCCTACTACGCCTTTCTGGCGGTCCCGGCCACCCTGCTCGTGGCCGTGGGCCTCTTCGGCCTGTTCGCCGGCCCGGGCACCATCCGCGGCCTGCTCGACCGCGTGGAGGGCGTCGTGCCCGAGGAGGCCATCAGACTGATCGACGACACCCTCACCCGCGTCGTGGAGAACTCCGGCGGCGGCCTCGGCCTGGCGGTCCTGGGCCTGGCGCTGGCGCTCTGGACCTCCAGCGGCGCGATGTCGGCGCTCGTGCGCGGCCTCAACCGCGTGCACGGCCGCCCGGAGGACCGGCCCTTCGCCCGTCAGCGGCTGACCGCGCTCGCGCTGCTCGGCTTCGTGATGCTCGCCGTGGTGGTCTCGTTCGGCCTGCTCGTGCTGGGCGCGCCGCTGTCCCGCTGGCTCGGCGAGGAGCTCGGCGCCGAGACGCTCGTCGGCTGGCTCTGGTGGGGCGCCCAGTGGCCGATCCTGGCCGGCGCCCTGCTGGTGGCCGTTGCGGGCATCCTGCGCGCCGGCCCGGCGGGGCGGCCCAACCCGCCCCGGGCCGTGACGGCCGGGGCGGGCGTGGCGGTCGCCATCTGGATCGTCGCCTCGGCCGGCTTCTCGGTCTACGTGAGCCGGTTCGGGTCGTACGGCGCCGCGTGGGGGTCGCTCTCGGCGGTGATCGTGATGCTGACCTGGCTGTGGCTCACGGGCCTCGCGCTGCTGCTGGGCGCCGAGGTCGAGGCCGAGGTGACCCGCCGCGCGGCCCGCGAGGCGGTCAGTCCGTGAGCGCCGAGCCGCCCTGGGCGTCGACGACCTCGCGGAAGCGGTCGTAGGCGGGCTTGGCCGAGCCGTCCTCGCGCATCAGCCCCGCGGGCCAGTTCGCGTTGTCCTGGAGGTTGAACCACACCACCGCGCGGATGCGCTCCGTGCGCAGCTGGGGCAGCGAGTAGATCTGCTCGAGGTAGTCGGCCTGCTCCTCCTCGGTGACGGCGGTCTGGCGGTACGGGGTCAGCGAGGTCGTGTATCCCGCCTCGGTGATGTACAGCGGCAGGCCGGGCCGGAAGCGGTCGAGCTCGTCGAGGAAGCGGCCGATGCTGCTCCAGCTCGGGATGACCTCCGTCTGCACCTCGGGCGGCTGCGCCGGGTAGACGTGCTGCGAGTAGGCGTCGAGCGGGATGTCGCGGGCCGCGAGCCCGTTGGCCCAGTCGACCGCGCTCATGCCGGTGTCGCTGGTGCTGCTGCGCGGCCCGCCCACGCCGGCGATGACGAGCGCGTCGGCGTTGGCCTCCTTGATGGGCCGGTAGGCGGCCTCGACCATCGCGGCGTACTCGTCGAGGCGCACGTCGTGGTCGACGTCCTCGGCGCCCGGCTCCTGCCCCCGCGGGATGAAGAAGCCGGACAGGTTGGGCTCGTTCCAGATCTCGAAGCGGCGCACCTCGGGCAGCGGGGCGCCGCCCGGCGACTCGTAGCCGCCCGCGTACCGGGTGGCGACGGCCGCCATGAAGTCGCCGAAGGCGCCGGGGTCGGGGGCGACGACGTTGAAGCGCCCGTTCTCCGGCCAGACCCGCCCGCCGGAGGCCCAGGGCGGGGTGTGGTAGACGGAGACGATCGGCGTGATGCCGCGCTCGGCGAGCCCCAGCATGATGAGGTCGGCCCGCGACCAGTCGTAGGCCGGGTCGGAGGGGTCGCGCGGGTCGTCCGGCCGGGACGGGGCGATGTCGCCCCAGAAGAGGTCGACGCGGGTGGTGGTGACGCCGGTCTCGGCGATCAGGTCGAGGCGGTCCGGGATCGCCTCGATCGGGTCGACCGGCAGGTGGTCGTCCTGCACGGCCGCGACGGCCCCGATGGGGGCCGTGTCGTCGCCGCCCGCGACGACCACGGCCGCCACGACGGCCGCGACGGCGAGCGCCACCACGACGAGCCCGATCACCACGCTGCGCCTGCTCCCCATGCTCCCTCCGGATCGGTGGACGGTCAGCCCGCCACACTAGAAGACCGCCGGCCCGGGCCCCCGTCCGGCCGGTCGGGGCGACCCGTGGGCGCGCGGGTCAGCGGCCCGGCGCCACCCGCAGCCAGCCGCGCGCGGAGGCCCCGGAGGGGTCCGTCGCGCTGAAGCGGACGACCACGGCGGCCCGGCGGCCCGCGGCCAGCCGCACGATCATGCGCCCGCGCCGCACGACGGCGGTCGCCGCGCGGGCCGGCGGGCGGCCGGTGATGCGCACCCGCACCCGGTCGCCGTCGGCGTCGGCGGCCAGCCGGCGCAGCGGGACCGCGGCGCGACCGCGCCGGGCGCGCACCGTGCGCCCGACCGTGACGGGCGCGACGTTGCCCGCGCGCTCCAGCGCGCCCACGGTCGCGTCGCCGAGCACGACGCCGCCGGCCGGACGGCGCGGGTCGGCCGGGCGGGCGCCGACCACGACCGGCTGGTCGTCGGGCGGCGCCGTCGCGCGCAGCGCGACCGGCGCGTCCCCGCCGAAGAGCTGCACCCAGCGCATGCGGCCGTCGGCGCCGCGCACCGCGCCCACGCCGACCGCCGAGTAGCCCGGCTGGAGCATGTTCTCGCGGTGCCCGGGCGAGGCGGCCCAGGCCGCCATCACGGCGTCGGCGTCGGCGTGCCCCTCGGCGATGTTCTCGCCGACCGACGACGACGTGTCGCCGCAGTCGCGCGCGCGGTCGCCGGGCCCGCGCCCGGTGTCCGGGTCGCGGTGGTCGAGGTAGCCGCCGGCCGCCATGTGGCCCGCCTTCCACTCGGCGGCCCGGGTGAGCGCGCCCGAGTGCCCCAGCGGCGCGAGCCCGTGCTCGGCACGCAGGCGGTCGAGCCGGTCGAGGACCTCGCCGGCGAGGTCGGCCCGGGCCTCGCCCCACGTCGCGGGGACCGCGTCGCACGGGCCGGCCGCCTGCGCGCGCGCCGGGGACGACGCGACGACGGACGCGCCGAGCGCCGCCACCGCGGCCAGGCACGCCGCTGCGGGGACGATCGCGCGCCGGCGGGGCATGCCGGGCGAGGGAGGCACCCCAGGGACCGTACCGGCGCGGCGGCGCGCCCGCCAGCCCTACATGCCGGCGCGGGCGTCCTCGGGCGCGACGGCCGTCTCCCACGGCGGGCGCCGGGGCGAGGGGTCGCCGGGCAGCCGGTACGACCAGGCGGGGTGGCCCGTCGTGCCGCCGGCCCAGCGGTGGAGGTCGCCCACGAGGCGCGCCAGGTCGCCCGGCTCGTCGAGCACGCCGGGCTCCATCGGCTCGGCGGCGAAGGCGACCACCCGGCCGGCCCCGACCGGCCGCACGATCGCCGCCGGGGCGCCGTCGAGGTAGCGCGCGAGCACCGCCGCCCCCCCGGGCACCGCGGCGAAGGCCCGTCGCGGCGCCCCGTCGAGGGGGATGCTCAGCAGGTCGTCCGGCGCGCCGCCGCCGAGGGCGCCGGGCGCCACCTCGAGGATCGAGCCGCGCCGCGCGCCGCCGAGCGGGGCGCCGATCAGCTGGTCGCGCACCGCCCGCAGGGAGGCGCCGCGCGGGGTGCGGGTGAAGGCGTCGGGGTCGGTCACCACGAGCGTGCCGCCCGCGCGCACCCAGGCGGCCAGCCGGGCCGCCACGCCGGCGTCGAGCGTGTCGGCGCGCGGCAGCCAGACGGTGCGCGCCGCCGCCAGGCGGGCGGGCTCGCGCGCCAGGCGGGTGTCCGCCTCGAACGAGAAGGCGCCGCCCGCCAGCTCGCCGAGGAGCGCGTACGTCGTGTAGAGCTGGTCGCCGCTCGTGCGGTAGCGGACGCCGCCGGTGCGGTGGGGCTGGGCCTGCCCCTCGGCGGCGGTCGCGTAGAGCACCAGGTGCTCGGGGTCGGCCGGCGGCGCGGGCAGGCGGGCGCCGCGGACCGCACGGGCCACGTCGAGCATCGCCGCGTAGCGGCGCGGGGCCGTGAACCGCGGGTTGTCCGAGGCGAAGAACGAGAGGTCGGTGGCGCCCGCGCGCAGCGCCTGGGCCGACCAGGCCCACAGGTCGCCCGGCTGCGGCGCGTAGCGCGAGTACGGGAACGCCTGCACCACGATCCGCACCCGCTTGCCGGTCAGGTCGTGGAGCAGCTTGGCCGCGAACCCCGGGTTGTAGCGGCCGCGCCCCGAGCGGTCGCGCTCGGCGTAGCTCACGTAGGGGTCGGCCTCGACCACGTCGGCAAAGCCCGCCAGGCGCGTGTAGTCCCAGGGGATGAAGCCGTCGATGAACCCGTAGTCGTTGGGGCTCACGACCGCGCCGGGGTCGAGCCGGCGGATGAGGGCCGCCTGCTCGCGCTTCATCGCGAGGAAGCGCGCGCCCGACCACCGCGACCACGCCAGCCAGCGCAGCCCCTCGCGGACGCCGCGGCTGGGGCGGCTCGTGGGGTCCGGCAGGGCGAGGCCGGTGGCCCGGCGGAAGTCGCGCGCCAGCCTGCGGCCGAAGGGCGTGCTGCGCGCGCGCCCGCGCGGCAGCACGGTGACCGGCTCGTCGCTGCCGGTGTAGAAGTTGACGTAGGGCGCGCCGCGCAGCCGCGGCACGATGCGCCGGATCTCGCGCAGCGCCGAGCGCCGGTAGGCCGGGTCGAGCAGCGACAGCCGCCGCGTGTGCGCCTCGGTGGTGGGGTCGGCCACCACCGCCCCGCCCCGGTCGAGCGCGCGCCGGGCCGCCCAGACCTCGACGTTCACGTCCCAGCGCAGCCCGGTCTGCCGGAACGCCCGGGCGAAGCGGGCCGGCGTGCGCCAGCCGTCGGGCTCGCGGGGGTGCAGCGGCAGCGGCGGGAACGGCAGCGCGCTGACGCCGCTGAACCACAGGCCCGCCCGTCCCGACTCGTCGAGGATGCCGTCGACGATCCGGTACCAGCGGCGCGGCGCGATGACCGGCGCGCGGCGCGGGTTCCACCGCGGGTGCTCGTTCTGGTTGAGCTCGTGGCTCCAGGTTGCGACCGTCCCGGCCGGCCGGTCGCCGGTGGCCGGGGCGGCGGTGGCGGTGGCGGCCGTCGCGAGCAGGACGACGAGCGCGGCGGCTGGGAGGCGGAGTCGGCGCACGGGCCCCGGGATGATGCCCGTCGCGCCGGGGGCGCTCAACGCCCCCGGCGCGGGGTGGCGCGCGTCAAGCCGTCTGGTAGGCCTGGATCAGGATCTGCGCGACCTCGGGACGGGTGAACTCCACCGGCGGGATCTCGCCGCGGCCGAGCATCTCCCGCACCTTGGTGCCGGAGAGGAAGACCCGCTGCTCGGGCGCCGAGGGCGACGTCTTGGTGGTCGCCATGCCCCCGGTGAGGTTGCACCAGAAGGCGTGCTCGAAGAACTCCGGCTGGATCGCCAGCTCCTCGCGCGTGACGTCGTCGAAGATGCGATGGGCGTCGTACGTGCCGTAGTAGCTGCCCACGCCGGCGTGGTCGCGGCCCACGATGAAGTGGGTGCAGCCGTAGTTCTGCCGCATGATCGCGTGGAGCACGGCCTCGCGCGGGCCGGCGTAGCGCATGGCGGCCGGCAGCACGCCCAGCACGACGCGCTCCTTGGGGTAGTAGTGCTCGATCAGCGCCTCGTAGCAGCGCATGCGCACGTCGGCCGGGATGTCGTCGCTCTTCGTCTCGCCGACCAGCGGGTGCAGGAAGAGGCCGTCCACCGTCTCGAGGGCGACCTTGGTGATGTACTCGTGCGCGCGGTGGATCGGGTTGCGGGTCTGGAAGCCGACGACGGTCGACCACCCGAGCCCGTCGAAGGCCGCGCGCGACTCGCGCGGGTCGAGCAGGTACGGCGCCGCGCCGGGGTCGAGCGGCATGCGGGCGGCGACCCGCACCGGGCCGGCCAGGCAGGTGGTGCCGTGCGCGTAGAGCGAAGCGACGCCCGGGTGGGCGTCCTCCTCCGTGCCGTACACCAGCCTCGCCTCGCGGCGCTGGTCGGTCTCGAAGCGGTCGGTGACCTCCATAACGCCGAGGAAGCGGCCGGAGGCGTCGACCAGCTCCACCTCGGAGGCGGAGCCGACCTGCTCGAGCTCGGCTGGCTGCACGGCGAGCGTGACCGGCACGGACCAGGCGAGCCCGGAGGGCAGGCGCATGTCGGTGAGCACCGACTCGTAGGCCGCGCGGTCCATGAAGCCCTCGAGCGGCGACATCGCGCCGACGGCGATCAGGTCGAGGTCGGCCTGCTGGCGCGGCGAGAGGGTGACGCGCGGGCGGCCGCCTCCCTCGTCGAGGTCCGGGTCGAGGCGGTCGACGAGCGTCCCGCCGTGGGGGGCGATGGGTCCGGGTGCGGCGCTCAAATGCCCGCTCCGTCCATGTTGCCCACGGCGGTGGGGTCGAGCAGTGTGTCGGCGCGCAGGCCGAGCCGTAGCGTCTCCAGCGGTATCACCTCGTCCGGTGGGATGTTCCCCAGGTTGACGTTGGGGCCGAATTTGCGGATGAACCAGACCTGCTGCGCCTTCTGGGGCGCCTCGAAGAGCAGCCGGTTGGGGTCGATGGCGTGCACGATCTCGTCGATGAGGCCCATGCGGACCTCGCCGTCGCCGCGGAAGATGCCCGCGGTGCCCGTCTCGCGGGCCTCCGTGATCACCTTCCAGGCGCCGGCGCGCAGCTCGGCCTCGATCAGCTCCACCCAGCGATAGGGCGCGATCACGGTGGCGAGGTCCTTCGAGCCCACCTCGCTCAGCACCACGAAGTCGTGCGACAGGCGGCGGATGTGCTCCAGCTTCACGTCGTGCGGCACCGTGATCGTGCCGTCCGAGATCTCGACGTGGCGCAGGCCGAGCTCCGCGACCCAGCGCTTCCAGTCGTCGAGCTTGTTCTGGGCCGCGCAGACCTCCCAGAAGGTGCCGCCGAGCACCACCGGGATGCCGCCCTGCTGGTAGAGCGCGATCTTCTCGCGCAGCTTGCCGGTGACGTACGCGGTGCCCCAGCCGAGCTTGACGATGTCGATGGAGTCACCGCACATCTCGAGCAGCCCCTCGACCTGCGGCAGCGACAGGCCCTTGTCGATGACGTGGGTGATGCCCACCTGGCGCGGCTTCGGCGGCCGGCCCGGCAGCGACAGGAAGTCCGCTCCCGAGGCCGCGACCGCCCCGTCGGCGGGCGCGGACGACGTGGCGCTCACCGTGCCACCGCCGCGGCGCCGCGGCCGGCCCTGCGGCCGTAGACGACGGTGTCGAGCAGGGAGTTGCCCATCAGGCGGTTGGCGCCGTGCACCCCGCCCGCGATCTCGCCGGCGGCGAACACGCCGGGGAGGGTCGTGGCGGCGTCCTCGTCGATCGCGAGACCGCCGTTGCGGTAGTGCAGGACGGGATAGACCAGGACGCGCTCTCGAGTGATGTCGACACCCGCCTTCCGGTAGCGGTTGTGCACGTATGCGAGGCGGTCGGCGGTGAAGCCGTCGCCGTTGAGCCGGTCGATGGCCGGGGTGTCGAGCCACACCCCGGGGGCGCCGTCGGGCGCCGCCGCGCCGCGGCCCGCCGCGACGACGTCGATGATCGCCTGCGCCACCACGTCGCGCGGGGCGAGCTCGTCGACGAAGCGCTCGCCGTCGGCGTCGTGGAGGGTCGCGCCGTAGGCGCGCGTGGTCTCGGGCAGGGCGTAGCCGGCGAGCGCCTCGGGCCACACCGAGCCGGTGGGGTGGCGCTGCCACGAGTCGAGCTCCCGCCCCTGCGCGCCCAGCGCGAGGGCCAGGCGCAGGACCTCGGGCGTCGCGTCCGGGTGGTTGGTGCTGCCCACGCCGAGGGCCTCGGCCTCGCCGCGCAGGCCGCCGCCGGCCGCGAGCACCACGGCGCGCGCGCGCACCGTGCGCCGCGAGCCGTTGCCGCCGGGGGCCACCAGCGCGCGCCACCCGTCGCCCTCGGGCTCGAGGTCGGCCAGCGCCGTCGACTCCCAGACCTCGGCCCCGCTCGCCCGCACGGCGGCGCGCAACGCCTTCACCATCTCGGCGCCGGTGCGCTCGCCGGCCTGCAGCAGCCGCCGGCGGCTGGCGCCGCCGCAGCGCAGCAGGCGCAGGCGCCCCCCGTCGCGGGTGAAGGCGACGCCGAGCGACTCCAGCCAGCGGATCGCCTCGGGGCCCGACTCGGCCAGCCGGCGCACCAGCTCCGGGCGGGCGGCGCGGTGGCCGGCGGCGAAGGTGTCCTCGTAGTGCGACTCGACGGTGTCGTCGTCGCCCACTGCGGCCTGGATGCCGCCCTGCGCGCGGCCGGTGTTGCCGGCGCCGAGGGCGGACTTCGTCACGACCACCACGGAGGCGCCCGCCTCGCGCGCGCTGACGGCCGCGGACATCCCTGCGCCGCCCGACCCGACGACCAGCACGTCGGCGCGCGCATCCGAGAGGCTCGTCACGTCGGGAGGGTACCCGACGGTTCGGGATGCTTCCAATAAGACATTCTTATGGCGACGGCATCGCCGCGGCCATGTCGCCGAGCTCGGCGCGGGCGAAGTCCATGAAGGCCGAGGTGACCCGCTTGGGCGTGCGCCCCGCGTGGCGCACGGCGAAGAAGTGTCGCTCGAGCCCCGGGCCCTCGAGGCGCAGCGCCACCAGGGTGCCTTCGGCCACCTCGCGCTCCACCGCCAGCCGCGAGATCACGGTGATGCCGAAGCCGTCGAGCACCGCCGCCTTCACCGACTGCTGCAGCCCGAGCTCCATCGCCACGTTGAGGTCGCGGTCGCGCACGCCGCTGCCGCGCAGCGCCGCCTCGACCACCGACCGCACGCCCGAGCCCTCCTGCTGGATGAGCATCGGCTCGGCCACCAGCTCGTCGAGGCCGACCGACCCCCGGCCGGCCAGCCGGTGCCCCGGCGGCACGATCGCCACGAGCTCGTCGCGCACGAAGGGCTCGAACACCAGCCCGCGCTGGGGCCGGGCGGCGCCCACGACGCCCAGCTCCAGCTCGTCGTCGAGCACCCGCTCGCACACGGTCTGCGTGTCGCTGACCGCGAGGCTCACCCGCACGTCGGGGTGCGCCGCGTGGAAGGCGCCCAGCAGCCGCGGCAGCAGCACCTCCCCCGGGCCGGTCGAGGAGCCGAGCACCAGCCGCCCGGCCACCCTGGTGCCGATCTCCCCCATCTCACGCTCGAGCTCCGCCTCGAGGCCGATCATCCGCTTCGCGTAGCGGTAGACGACCTCGCCGGCCTCCGTCACGGCCACCCTCCGGCCGCTGCGGTCGAGCAGCCGGTGGCCGAGGCGCTCCTCGAGCGAGCGGATCTGGAACGACACCGCGGGCTGGGAGACCTCGAGCTCCTCGGCCGCCTGGGAGAAGGAGCCCTTGTCGACGACGGTCCGGAACGTGAGCAGCTGGCGCAGGTCCACCGCCGGATCCTACTGGGCGCCCGCGTTGCACCCATCGGTTACAAGGGGTAACCTCCCGCAAGGTGGTTACGCGAGGTAACCGTTCCTTCCACAAGGAGACGACAGGTCAATGAACCAGGACGACCGTCCGACCATCACCCTCCCGGTCCTCCCGCTCGACGACGCCGTCGTGCTGCCGGGCACGAGCGTGACCTTCCCGGTGACCTCGCCCGAGCAGGCGGAGGCGCTCGACGGCGCCGTGGACGGGCGCATCCTGCTCGTCCCCCGCATCGACGGACGCTTCGCGGCCCTCGGCGTCGTGGCGGCGGTCGTCGGCGAGGTGACCCTGCCCGGCGGCGCGCGCGGCGTCGCCATCGAGGCGCTGCACCGCGCCGAGCTCGGTCCTGCCCTCGGCGGGACCGCGGGGCTGCGGGTGGCCGCGCGCGAGCGGCCCGACCCGGACGACCCGGGGCCCGAGGCCGCCGCCCTGGCGCGGGAGTACCGCGCCGTCGTGGAGGAGGTCGCCGACCTGCGCGGCGACCGCGCCCGCGTGGCGCACTTCCTGGCCGGCATCGGCCACCCCGGGCGGCTCGCCGACACGGCGGGCTACGCCCCCGAGATCCCCGTCGAGCGCAAGCTCGCCCTGCTCGAGGCCGTCGAGGTCGTCGCGCGCCTGCGGCTGGCCATCGACGCCCAGCGCGAGCGGCTGGCCGACGCGAGCCTGCGGCGGCGCATCCGCGAGGACGTCACCGAGAACCTCGACCGCACCCAGCGCGAGATGCTGCTGCGCCGCCAGCTCGAGGCGATCCGCCGCGAGCTCGGCGAGGAGGCCGACGGCGGGGACGACTGGGCCGCGCGCATCGCCGCCTCCGGCATGCCCGCGGCCGCGCGAGCCGAGGCCGAGCGCGAGCTCGGGCGCCTGGAGCGCCAGCCCGAGGGCGCCGAGGCCGGGATGATCCGCACCTACCTCGAGTGGATGGTCTCGCTGCCCTGGGACGCCCGCTCGGAGGAGCACCTCGACGTGGCGGCCGCCCGCGAGGTGCTCGACGCCGACCACGCGGGCCTCGAGGAGGTCAAGGAGCGCATCCTCGAGTACCTCGCCGTGCGCCGGCTGCGCCGCGAGCGGGGCATGGACGAGGGCCGCGGCGGCGTGATCCTGACGCTCGCCGGCCCGCCCGGGACCGGCAAGACGTCGCTCGGCCAGTCGGTGGCCCGGGCGCTCGGGCGCGAGTTCG harbors:
- a CDS encoding undecaprenyl-diphosphate phosphatase, with translation MNWFEAIVLGLAQGLTEFLPISSTGHLRIIPAFAGWDDPGAMFTAVVQLGTMLAVVIYFWQDLQRITRVWLRSFRDRDARDELDARMGWYITIATVPIVIFGFIFRDQIETGARNLYLIGTVLIVLGLVLLLAEAVGTRTRRLEDVTRADAIWVGLAQAMALVPGTSRSGATITAGLFLGMERGAAARFSFLLSIPAVVLSGLYGLTDLIASDDDVSFGALAIAIVVAFVSGYASIAFLLRWLANHSTAIFVIYRVVLGAAVIALAASGTIS
- a CDS encoding STAS domain-containing protein, with protein sequence MSDDRTGTFRATAREDGDRVLIVAEGELDLVGAPLLLAALPAEGEAPVVLDLGAVGFMDSSGLRSLLEARQTCADAGRGFAIARPSDAVTRVLELVDLVGEFEVVEPRVR
- a CDS encoding SigB/SigF/SigG family RNA polymerase sigma factor is translated as MTAGPSIGAAERERLIVEHLPLVRGLARRYADRGEPLDDLVQVGTIGLIKAIDRFEPERGYKLASFATPTILGEIRRHFRDRSWTVRVPRGIQEARAQISHAVTELSAENGRSPSVREISEATGLSMDDVLDALAAGSAQRPAPLASPGGADGDEDVGISVGVEDGGYEQAEARATLDLGLSKLPARERVILHLRFEEGLTQSQIAARIGVSQMHVSRLIRRALEALRESAGDPDPDLPAPEEDA
- a CDS encoding ATP-binding protein; this encodes MTSQHADVELLLPAEPESVGLARQMVRGILDSLDWSEESRTDISIAVTEACTNSVLHAYPEGAEDLGFEVHAWVEPERLVVAVRDQGRGISPKAPSAAAGLGLGLPLILAIGDEVAFTSNDGVTEVRMTFSPTSRQATP
- a CDS encoding YihY/virulence factor BrkB family protein, which encodes MRRGLLIGAALAALLAALPDRRRPAPPAAPPAPPAAAGPAAPPAPAAPATRWAGAREVLVTAVRRGLKGNVTDVAASLAYYAFLAVPATLLVAVGLFGLFAGPGTIRGLLDRVEGVVPEEAIRLIDDTLTRVVENSGGGLGLAVLGLALALWTSSGAMSALVRGLNRVHGRPEDRPFARQRLTALALLGFVMLAVVVSFGLLVLGAPLSRWLGEELGAETLVGWLWWGAQWPILAGALLVAVAGILRAGPAGRPNPPRAVTAGAGVAVAIWIVASAGFSVYVSRFGSYGAAWGSLSAVIVMLTWLWLTGLALLLGAEVEAEVTRRAAREAVSP
- a CDS encoding GH39 family glycosyl hydrolase — its product is MGSRRSVVIGLVVVALAVAAVVAAVVVAGGDDTAPIGAVAAVQDDHLPVDPIEAIPDRLDLIAETGVTTTRVDLFWGDIAPSRPDDPRDPSDPAYDWSRADLIMLGLAERGITPIVSVYHTPPWASGGRVWPENGRFNVVAPDPGAFGDFMAAVATRYAGGYESPGGAPLPEVRRFEIWNEPNLSGFFIPRGQEPGAEDVDHDVRLDEYAAMVEAAYRPIKEANADALVIAGVGGPRSSTSDTGMSAVDWANGLAARDIPLDAYSQHVYPAQPPEVQTEVIPSWSSIGRFLDELDRFRPGLPLYITEAGYTTSLTPYRQTAVTEEEQADYLEQIYSLPQLRTERIRAVVWFNLQDNANWPAGLMREDGSAKPAYDRFREVVDAQGGSALTD
- a CDS encoding CAP domain-containing protein, with protein sequence MPPSPGMPRRRAIVPAAACLAAVAALGASVVASSPARAQAAGPCDAVPATWGEARADLAGEVLDRLDRLRAEHGLAPLGHSGALTRAAEWKAGHMAAGGYLDHRDPDTGRGPGDRARDCGDTSSSVGENIAEGHADADAVMAAWAASPGHRENMLQPGYSAVGVGAVRGADGRMRWVQLFGGDAPVALRATAPPDDQPVVVGARPADPRRPAGGVVLGDATVGALERAGNVAPVTVGRTVRARRGRAAVPLRRLAADADGDRVRVRITGRPPARAATAVVRRGRMIVRLAAGRRAAVVVRFSATDPSGASARGWLRVAPGR